Proteins found in one Choloepus didactylus isolate mChoDid1 chromosome 3, mChoDid1.pri, whole genome shotgun sequence genomic segment:
- the RPS3A gene encoding 40S ribosomal protein S3a, which produces MAVGKNKRLTKGGKKGAKKKVVDPFSKKDWYDVKAPAMFNIRNIGKTLVTRTQGTKIASDGLKGRVFEVSLADLQNDEVAFRKFKLITEDVQGKNCLTNFHGMDLTRDKMCSMVKKWQTMIEAHVDVKTTDGYLLRLFCVGFTKKRNNQIRKTSYAQHQQVRQIRKKMMEIMTREVQTNDLKEVVNKLIPDSIGKDIEKACQSIYPLHDVFVRKVKMLKKPKFELGKLMELHGEGSSSGKATGDETGAKVERADGYEPPVQESV; this is translated from the exons ATGGCGGTTGGCAAGAACAAGCGCCTTACAAAAGGTGGcaaaaaaggagccaagaagaaaGT ggTTGATCCATTTTCTAAGAAAGATTGGTATGATGTGAAAGCACCAGCAAtgtttaatataagaaatattgggAAAACACTAGTTACAAGGACTCAAGGAACCA AAATTGCATCTGATGGCCTTAAGGGTCGTGTTTTTGAAGTGAGCCTTGCTGATCTGCAGAATGATGAAGttgcatttagaaaattcaagcTAATTACTGAGGATGTGCAGGGCAAAAACTGCCTAACCAACTTCCATGGCATGGATCTTACCCGTGACAAAATGTGTTCCATGGTTAAAAAATGGCAG ACCATGATTGAAGCTCATGTCGATGTCAAAACTACCGATGGTTATTTGCTTCGTCTTTTCTGTGTTGGTTTTACCAAAAAACGCAACAATCAGATTCGGAAGACCTCTTACGCTCAGCACCAACAGGTCCGCCAAATCCGGAAAAAGATGATGGAAATCATGACCCGAGAGGTGCAGACAAATGACTTGAAAGAAGTGGTCAATAAATT GATTCCAGACAGCATTGGTAAAGACATAGAAAAGGCTTGCCAATCTATCTATCCTCTCCATGATgtgtttgttagaaaagtaaaaatgctgaaGAAGCCCAAGTTTGAAT tGGGAAAACTCATGGAGCTTCACGGTGAAGGTAGTAGTTCTGGAAAAGCAACTGGAGATGAGACAGGTGCTAAAGTGGAACGAGCTGATGGTTATGAGCCACCAGTCCAAGAATCTGTTTAA